The following are encoded in a window of Camarhynchus parvulus chromosome 1A, STF_HiC, whole genome shotgun sequence genomic DNA:
- the PDXP gene encoding pyridoxal phosphate phosphatase codes for MASCRRLSGAGLREVLGPAQGLLFDCDGVLWAGERAVPGAPELLERLRRSGKAALFVSNNSRRSVAELERRFSRLGFRGVRAEHVFSSALCSALFLRQRLLGGGGNGSGAGRVFVLGGEGLRGEVRDAGLRLAGEGEPAPGEPVRAVLVGYDDQFTFAKLAQACGYLRDPQCLLVATDPDPWHPLSDGQRTPGTGSLTAAVETASGRKALVVGKPNTYMFDCIVERFGVDPSRTLMVGDRLETDILFGKNCGLATILTLTGVSRLEEAQAYMASDSAAAKDLVPNYYVDSIADLIPGLDE; via the exons atGGCGAGCTGCCGGCGGCTGAGCGGCGCGGGGCTGCGCGAGGTGCTGGGCCCGGCGCAGGGGCTGCTCTTCGACTGCGACGGCGTTCTGTGGGCGGGCGAGCGCGCCGTGCCCGGCGCCCCCGAGCTGCTGGAGCGGCTGCGGCGCAGCGGCAAGGCCGCCCTTTTCGTCAGCAATAACAGCCGCCGCTCGGTGGCCGAGCTGGAGCGGCGTTTCAGCCGTCTCGGCTTCCGCGGCGTGCGCGCCGAGCACGTCTTCAGCTCCGCGCTCTGCTCCGCGCTCTTCCTCCGCCAGCGCCTCCTCGGCGGCGGCGGGAacgggagcggggccggccgcGTCTTCGTGCTGGGCGGCGAGGGGCTGCGCGGCGAGGTGCGCGACGCCGGGCTGCGCCTGGCGGGCGAGGGCGAGCCGGCACCCGGCGAGCCGGTGCGCGCCGTCCTGGTGGGCTACGACGACCAGTTCACCTTCGCCAAGCTGGCGCAGGCCTGCGGCTACCTGCGCGACCCGCAGTGCCTGCTGGTGGCCACCGACCCCGACCCCTGGCACCCGCTCAGCGACGGCCAGCGCACCCCCG GGACTGGCAGCCTCACGGCCGCAGTGGAGACGGCTTCGGGCCGCAAGGCGCTGGTGGTGGGGAAGCCCAACACGTACATGTTTGATTGCATCGTGGAGCGTTTCGGCGTCGACCCGTCCCGCACCCTCATGGTGGGAGACCGTCTGGAGACAGACATCCTGTTCGGCAAGAACTGCGGCCTGGCCACCATTCTCACCCTGACAGGCGTGTCCCGCCTGGAAGAGGCGCAGGCCTACATGGCCAGCGACAGCGCCGCCGCCAAGGATCTGGTGCCCAATTACTATGTGGACAGTATTGCAGACTTGATACCAGGCCTGGATGAGTAA